From a single Pseudomonas cremoricolorata genomic region:
- the mdcH gene encoding malonate decarboxylase subunit epsilon, with the protein MSILFAFPGQGAQYPGMLQALDATPVVKECLEQAGDVLGQSLASLDTPEALTDTRAVQLCLLIAGTAQARLLLQDNPPPDYVSGLSIGAYPAAVIAGALDYADALRLVALRGTLMQQAYPRGYGMTAILGLERSAVERLIAQATLPVFLANINADNQHVIAGSDAAMAAFASAARAAGAGAAKRLAVSVPSHCALLEAPAQALAEAFAEVTLRRPRIGYLSSTRARPLHDPEVLRDDLAFNMCRPVEWYATLRNAHERGVRLLLELPPGSVLSGLARRVFDNGTAVACQGTRPDTLAALIRREVNATH; encoded by the coding sequence ATGAGCATTCTGTTCGCCTTCCCCGGCCAAGGTGCGCAATACCCCGGCATGCTGCAGGCGCTGGACGCTACGCCCGTGGTCAAAGAGTGCCTGGAGCAGGCTGGTGATGTGCTCGGCCAATCGCTGGCCAGCCTCGACACCCCCGAAGCGCTGACCGACACCCGTGCGGTACAACTGTGCCTGCTGATCGCCGGCACCGCTCAGGCGCGGCTGTTGCTGCAAGACAACCCGCCGCCCGATTACGTCAGCGGCCTGTCGATCGGTGCCTACCCGGCCGCCGTCATCGCAGGCGCGCTGGACTATGCCGACGCGCTGCGCCTGGTGGCCCTGCGCGGCACCCTGATGCAGCAGGCCTACCCGCGCGGCTACGGCATGACTGCCATCCTCGGCCTCGAGCGCAGCGCTGTGGAGCGGCTGATAGCGCAGGCGACCCTGCCGGTGTTTCTCGCCAACATCAACGCCGACAACCAGCATGTGATCGCCGGCAGCGATGCGGCCATGGCCGCCTTCGCCAGCGCTGCGCGGGCGGCAGGGGCGGGCGCGGCCAAGCGCCTGGCGGTCAGCGTGCCGTCGCATTGCGCGCTGCTCGAGGCGCCAGCCCAGGCGCTGGCCGAGGCCTTCGCCGAGGTGACGCTGCGCCGCCCACGCATCGGTTACCTGAGCAGCACCCGCGCGCGCCCGCTGCACGACCCTGAAGTGCTGCGCGATGATCTCGCCTTCAATATGTGTCGCCCGGTCGAGTGGTACGCCACCTTACGCAACGCCCACGAACGCGGCGTGCGCCTGCTGCTGGAGCTGCCGCCCGGCAGCGTGCTCAGCGGCCTGGCCCGGCGCGTGTTCGACAACGGCACCGCGGTCGCCTGCCAAGGCACCCGTCCCGATACCCTGGCAGCCCTGATCCGGCGGGAGGTGAACGCCACCCATTGA
- a CDS encoding malonate decarboxylase holo-ACP synthase, which produces MNAHDLLWGMRPEHLPAEAPEWARRVLLAGRPVVVRRAQVASGSVAVGVRGAGRSERLAAQLPLTAVTRRCRPEQLRVAMQLDLPALRALQALTPLLDGLGLAWGPTGGVGYQLASAVTVLHAGSDLDLVLRTPTPWSRTQAQALLQALAGQPCRIDLQLETPNGAVALADWAGVAPRVLLKRAEGACLVENPWPVEGALA; this is translated from the coding sequence ATGAACGCCCACGACCTGCTGTGGGGCATGCGCCCTGAGCACTTACCCGCCGAGGCCCCTGAGTGGGCGCGGCGGGTGCTGCTGGCCGGGCGGCCGGTGGTGGTGCGCCGGGCGCAGGTGGCCAGCGGGTCGGTGGCGGTGGGCGTACGTGGGGCAGGGCGCAGCGAGCGCCTGGCGGCGCAACTGCCACTGACGGCGGTTACCCGCAGGTGCCGGCCCGAGCAACTGCGCGTGGCGATGCAGCTCGACCTGCCGGCGCTGCGTGCATTACAGGCGCTGACCCCGCTGCTCGACGGCCTGGGCCTGGCCTGGGGGCCCACCGGCGGGGTGGGTTATCAGCTGGCCAGTGCCGTCACGGTGCTGCATGCGGGCAGCGACCTCGACCTGGTGCTGCGCACCCCGACACCGTGGAGCCGCACCCAGGCGCAGGCGCTGTTGCAGGCGCTCGCCGGCCAGCCGTGCCGTATCGACCTGCAACTGGAAACGCCCAACGGCGCCGTGGCCCTGGCCGATTGGGCGGGCGTGGCGCCGCGGGTGCTGCTCAAGCGCGCCGAGGGTGCGTGTCTGGTGGAAAACCCTTGGCCGGTGGAGGGCGCGCTGGCATGA
- a CDS encoding LysR family transcriptional regulator has product MQIDEELTLKKLETFLAFMHSGNLARAASALNTSSVSVHRAIHSLENALRCPLFKHQGRTLIPLESAYVLEEKARKLIQDTSEMVRATREAAGFSAERFKLGTLYSLTVKTVPQLIMGLKLRRSELNIDLTLGSNVDLMYRLKNLELDAILVSLNDSTCDPACEQLPLFSDDIFLAVPNESPFAEQAEVDLADLASATFITLSQGFATHSDGERVFEQAGFEPNVAMQVNDIFTLLSLVSSGVGYALLPGRISAVYENRIRLIPLQARYRSQQHIGVLFLKTRERDPNLLALVAECRMYSLQREASGPAD; this is encoded by the coding sequence ATGCAAATCGACGAAGAGCTCACCCTGAAGAAGCTCGAAACCTTCCTCGCCTTCATGCACAGCGGCAACCTGGCGCGTGCGGCGAGTGCGTTGAACACCAGCAGCGTCAGCGTGCACCGGGCCATTCACTCGCTGGAAAATGCCCTGCGCTGCCCGCTGTTCAAGCACCAGGGGCGTACGCTCATACCGTTGGAAAGCGCCTATGTGCTGGAAGAAAAAGCCCGCAAGCTGATCCAGGACACCAGCGAAATGGTTCGCGCCACCCGTGAGGCGGCGGGTTTTTCCGCCGAGCGTTTCAAGCTTGGCACGCTGTATTCGCTGACGGTCAAGACCGTGCCGCAGTTGATCATGGGCCTGAAGCTGCGGCGCAGCGAGCTGAACATCGACCTGACCCTGGGCTCGAACGTCGACCTCATGTACCGGCTGAAAAACCTCGAACTGGACGCCATTCTGGTGTCGCTCAACGACAGCACCTGCGACCCGGCCTGCGAGCAATTGCCGCTGTTTTCCGACGACATCTTCCTGGCCGTGCCGAACGAATCGCCCTTTGCCGAGCAGGCCGAGGTCGATCTGGCAGACCTTGCCAGCGCGACGTTCATTACCTTGAGCCAAGGCTTTGCCACCCACAGTGATGGCGAGCGGGTGTTCGAGCAGGCCGGGTTCGAGCCGAACGTGGCGATGCAGGTGAATGACATTTTCACCCTGCTCAGCCTGGTCAGCTCGGGTGTTGGTTATGCGCTGCTGCCGGGGCGGATTTCTGCGGTGTATGAAAACCGCATCCGCCTGATTCCGTTGCAGGCGCGTTATCGCTCGCAGCAGCACATCGGCGTGCTGTTCCTGAAAACCCGCGAGCGCGACCCGAACCTGCTGGCGCTGGTCGCCGAGTGCCGCATGTACAGCCTGCAACGCGAAGCGTCCGGCCCGGCGGACTGA
- the madM gene encoding malonate transporter subunit MadM, whose translation MELILNALEHNSLITAFAVVGAVMWISVVLSKRLTFGRVHGSAIAIVIGLVLAWVGGTLTGGQKGLADLTLFSGIGLMGGAMLRDFAIVATAFEVQATEARKAGMIGAVALLLGTILPFIVGALVAWSFGYRDAVSITTIGAGAVTYIVGPITGAALGASSDVMALSIATGLIKAILVMVFTPVSARLLALDNPRSAMVFGGLAGTVSGVTAGLAATDRRLVPYGALTATFHTGLGCLLGPSLLYFCVRGLVG comes from the coding sequence ATGGAACTGATCCTCAATGCATTGGAGCACAACAGCCTGATCACCGCGTTCGCCGTGGTCGGTGCGGTGATGTGGATTTCCGTGGTGCTGTCCAAGCGCCTGACCTTCGGCCGGGTGCACGGTTCGGCGATCGCCATCGTCATCGGCCTGGTGCTGGCCTGGGTCGGCGGTACCCTCACCGGTGGGCAGAAAGGCCTGGCCGACCTCACGCTGTTCTCAGGGATCGGGCTGATGGGCGGGGCGATGCTGCGCGATTTCGCCATCGTCGCCACCGCCTTCGAAGTGCAGGCCACCGAAGCGCGCAAGGCCGGCATGATCGGCGCCGTGGCGCTGCTGCTGGGCACCATCCTGCCGTTCATCGTCGGCGCCCTGGTGGCCTGGAGCTTCGGCTACCGCGATGCGGTGAGCATCACCACCATCGGTGCAGGCGCGGTGACCTACATCGTCGGGCCGATCACTGGCGCGGCGCTGGGCGCAAGCTCCGATGTCATGGCCTTGTCGATCGCCACTGGCTTGATCAAGGCGATTCTGGTGATGGTCTTCACCCCGGTATCGGCGCGCCTGCTGGCGCTGGACAACCCGCGCTCGGCGATGGTCTTCGGCGGCCTGGCCGGCACGGTCAGCGGCGTGACTGCAGGGCTGGCGGCGACCGACCGGCGCCTGGTGCCGTATGGCGCCCTGACCGCCACCTTCCACACCGGGCTGGGCTGCCTGCTCGGGCCTTCGCTGCTGTACTTCTGCGTGCGCGGCCTGGTCGGCTGA
- a CDS encoding dimethylsulfonioproprionate lyase family protein: protein MPIQPSPLRRLLDLIAHHLKAHSEHQTLVQRLGQPLDESQRPAPSALPALVQRHFPQAAANASAADANLHRLVATVAELLTELHWYQRADDGRDPAFAEGHRNAILLGPGGLAAVDGLVLGLTLMAPGVSYPVHRHPPQELYLALCDGQWWREGQPWWAPGIGGLVHNASNRLHSMRAGDQPHLSLWLLFGAGVEAFNARPAGQ, encoded by the coding sequence ATGCCCATTCAGCCCTCACCGCTACGCCGCTTGCTAGACCTCATCGCCCACCACTTGAAAGCCCACAGCGAGCACCAGACGCTGGTCCAGCGCCTGGGCCAACCTCTGGATGAATCCCAACGCCCAGCCCCCAGCGCCCTCCCCGCTCTGGTCCAACGGCACTTCCCCCAGGCAGCCGCCAACGCCAGCGCCGCTGACGCCAACCTGCACAGGCTGGTAGCGACCGTGGCCGAACTGCTCACTGAACTGCACTGGTACCAACGCGCAGACGATGGCCGCGACCCGGCGTTCGCCGAGGGGCATCGCAATGCCATCCTGCTCGGCCCGGGCGGGCTGGCCGCGGTGGACGGGCTGGTGCTCGGGCTGACACTGATGGCGCCGGGGGTCAGCTACCCGGTGCATCGCCATCCGCCGCAGGAGCTGTACCTAGCGCTGTGCGACGGTCAGTGGTGGCGTGAGGGCCAGCCGTGGTGGGCGCCGGGTATTGGCGGCCTGGTGCATAATGCCAGCAATCGTTTGCACAGCATGCGCGCCGGCGACCAGCCGCATCTGTCGCTATGGTTGCTGTTCGGTGCGGGAGTAGAGGCGTTCAATGCCAGGCCTGCGGGGCAGTGA
- a CDS encoding AtuA-related protein, with protein sequence MSTITVGELAHSRTGDKGDTSNISIIAYHIDDFPRLAAELSAERVSACFAELLGADSPPVRRYELPQLGALNFVLPGILRGGVTRSLALDAHGKALGAALLALRLDEG encoded by the coding sequence ATGAGCACGATCACCGTGGGCGAACTGGCCCATAGCCGCACGGGCGACAAGGGCGATACCTCGAACATTTCGATCATCGCCTACCATATCGACGATTTTCCGCGCCTGGCCGCCGAGCTGAGCGCTGAGCGCGTCAGCGCCTGTTTTGCCGAGCTGCTCGGCGCCGACAGTCCGCCGGTACGGCGCTATGAACTACCGCAACTGGGTGCGTTGAACTTCGTTCTGCCAGGCATCCTGCGCGGTGGGGTGACACGTTCGCTGGCACTCGATGCCCACGGCAAGGCCCTGGGCGCGGCGCTGCTTGCCCTGAGGCTGGACGAGGGCTGA
- a CDS encoding biotin-independent malonate decarboxylase subunit beta has translation MTDVAQLLHSRSFVELSARERARGLLDDGSFRELLDPFERLMSPWLQAQGIVPQADDGVVIAKGTLDGQPLLVAAIEGVFQGGSMGEVGGAKIAGALELAVEDNRNGIPTAALLLLETGGVRLQEANLGLAAIAEIQAAIVELRQFRPVIGLVAGAVGCFGGMSIAAGLCSRLIVTREARLGLNGPQVIEQEAGIEEYDSRDRPFIWGLSGGEQRYACGLADAFVADDLQQMRDALRAALATGEPALPRSRRHQQMLGLLGGLGEECPQLDAAQTRALYKGVLQ, from the coding sequence ATGACTGATGTCGCGCAGTTGCTGCACAGCCGCAGCTTCGTCGAGCTCAGCGCCCGTGAGCGCGCCCGTGGCCTGCTCGACGACGGCAGTTTTCGCGAGCTGCTCGACCCGTTCGAGCGGCTGATGTCGCCGTGGCTGCAAGCCCAGGGCATCGTGCCCCAGGCCGATGACGGTGTGGTCATCGCCAAGGGTACGCTCGATGGCCAGCCGCTGCTGGTGGCGGCCATCGAAGGGGTGTTCCAGGGCGGCAGCATGGGTGAGGTCGGCGGCGCGAAGATCGCCGGGGCGCTGGAGCTGGCCGTCGAAGACAACCGCAATGGCATCCCCACCGCCGCGCTCTTGCTGCTGGAAACCGGTGGCGTGCGCTTGCAGGAGGCCAACCTCGGGCTGGCCGCCATTGCCGAGATTCAGGCGGCGATCGTCGAGCTGCGCCAGTTCCGCCCAGTGATCGGCCTGGTCGCCGGTGCCGTGGGTTGCTTCGGTGGCATGTCCATTGCCGCCGGGCTGTGCAGCCGGCTGATCGTCACCCGTGAGGCGCGTCTGGGCTTGAACGGCCCGCAGGTCATCGAGCAGGAGGCCGGCATCGAGGAATACGACTCGCGTGATCGTCCCTTCATCTGGGGCCTCAGCGGTGGCGAGCAGCGCTATGCCTGTGGCCTGGCCGATGCCTTCGTTGCCGATGATCTGCAGCAGATGCGTGACGCCCTGCGCGCGGCCCTGGCCACAGGCGAGCCGGCGCTGCCGCGCAGCCGTCGTCATCAACAGATGCTCGGCCTGCTCGGCGGGCTGGGCGAAGAGTGCCCACAACTGGACGCGGCGCAGACCCGCGCGCTGTACAAGGGGGTGTTGCAATGA
- the mdcE gene encoding biotin-independent malonate decarboxylase subunit gamma, producing MSRGLQWIHALAQGPEVAGFPASVKVIDGELDNRPARFIAVVPDPHNPFPRARQGEVGVLEGWGLAKAVEQAIEADQGGQPRVLVAVVDVPSQAYGRREEALGIHQALAGAVDAYARARLAGHPLLGLLVGKAMSGAFLAHGYQAQRLIALDDPGVMVHAMGKAAAARITLRSVEELEALAAKVPPMAYDLANYASLGLLWERVPVAAIEQPGEAEAASVREVLSRALRDIGDSRDLRGRLGASNRALSSQVRERLRAQW from the coding sequence ATGAGCCGTGGCTTGCAGTGGATTCACGCGCTGGCGCAGGGCCCTGAAGTGGCCGGGTTTCCCGCTTCGGTGAAGGTTATCGATGGCGAGCTGGACAACCGCCCGGCGCGTTTCATCGCCGTGGTGCCCGACCCGCACAACCCCTTCCCGCGGGCGCGCCAGGGCGAGGTCGGTGTGCTCGAAGGCTGGGGTCTGGCCAAGGCGGTCGAGCAGGCCATCGAAGCCGACCAGGGCGGACAACCGCGGGTGCTGGTCGCGGTGGTCGATGTGCCCAGCCAGGCCTATGGCCGCCGCGAAGAAGCGTTGGGCATCCATCAGGCCTTGGCCGGCGCCGTGGACGCTTATGCCCGTGCCCGCCTGGCCGGCCATCCGCTGCTTGGCCTGCTGGTGGGCAAGGCGATGTCCGGGGCGTTCCTCGCCCACGGCTACCAGGCGCAACGGCTGATCGCCCTGGATGACCCGGGGGTGATGGTGCATGCCATGGGCAAGGCGGCGGCGGCGCGCATCACCCTGCGCAGCGTCGAAGAACTCGAAGCGCTGGCGGCCAAGGTGCCGCCCATGGCCTACGACCTGGCCAACTACGCCTCGCTGGGTTTGCTCTGGGAGCGGGTGCCGGTGGCGGCCATCGAGCAGCCTGGCGAAGCCGAGGCGGCCAGCGTGCGCGAGGTGCTGAGCCGTGCGCTGCGCGACATTGGCGACAGCCGCGACCTGCGCGGTCGGCTGGGAGCCAGCAACCGCGCGTTGTCGAGCCAGGTGCGCGAGCGCCTGCGTGCGCAGTGGTAA
- a CDS encoding malonate decarboxylase subunit delta produces MESLSFTFPAGAAAKRRALVGCVGSGDLEALLEPGETGVLTVKVLTSVNGSGPRWEQLFQRLFSGQTWPALSIDIHDFGATPGVVRLRLEQGLEEVNHD; encoded by the coding sequence ATGGAAAGTCTGTCATTCACATTCCCTGCCGGCGCTGCCGCCAAGCGGCGGGCGCTGGTCGGCTGTGTCGGCTCGGGTGATCTCGAAGCCTTGCTCGAACCCGGTGAAACTGGCGTGCTCACGGTCAAGGTGCTGACCTCGGTCAACGGCAGCGGTCCGCGCTGGGAGCAGTTGTTCCAGCGCCTGTTCAGCGGCCAGACCTGGCCGGCGCTGAGCATCGATATTCATGATTTCGGCGCTACCCCAGGCGTGGTTCGGCTGCGTCTGGAGCAAGGCCTTGAGGAGGTCAACCATGACTGA
- a CDS encoding acyclic terpene utilization AtuA family protein: MKTLRIGAGAGYSGDRIEPAVELAEQGQLDYLIFECLAERTIALAQQAYLSDPASGFDPLLGERMRRVLPFVGRGADGQRRRLRIITNMGAANPLGAAREVRRIAAELGLPGIKVAAVTGDDVLGTLLREPARQLDNGLSLRALGERLISANAYLGAEGIVEALHADADVVITGRVADPSLFLAPQLFEFGWRSDDWTLLGKGTLIGHLLECAGQISGGYFADPGRKDVPDLHRLGFPLAEIDASGTAVISKVAGSGGRIDRATCTEQLLYEVHDPAAYLTPDVTADFSQTHFDCVAADQVRVHGADGHPRPETLKVSVGYLDGWIGEGQMSYGGPNAVARGRLAQRIVLERLALCGVAHEDIRAELIGISSLHGEALGSQGAAEPWEVRLRVAARCADKQQALRIGNEVETLYTNGPYGGGGASKSVRQVMAVASLQLPRDAVNVQVHLENTP; the protein is encoded by the coding sequence ATGAAAACCCTACGTATCGGCGCAGGCGCCGGGTATTCCGGCGACCGCATCGAACCTGCGGTAGAGCTGGCCGAGCAGGGTCAGCTGGATTACCTGATCTTCGAGTGTCTGGCCGAACGCACCATCGCCCTGGCCCAGCAGGCATATCTGAGCGACCCGGCCAGCGGCTTCGACCCCTTGCTCGGCGAGCGCATGCGGCGCGTACTGCCTTTCGTCGGCCGTGGCGCCGACGGCCAGCGTCGACGCCTGCGCATCATCACCAACATGGGCGCGGCCAACCCGCTCGGTGCGGCGCGGGAAGTGCGCCGTATCGCCGCCGAGCTGGGTCTGCCCGGCATCAAGGTCGCGGCAGTGACCGGCGACGACGTGCTCGGCACGCTGCTGCGCGAGCCCGCGCGGCAACTGGACAACGGGCTGTCGTTGCGCGCGCTGGGCGAGCGGCTGATCTCGGCCAACGCCTACCTGGGCGCCGAAGGCATCGTCGAGGCCCTGCATGCCGACGCCGACGTGGTGATCACCGGTCGCGTCGCCGACCCCTCGCTGTTTCTCGCCCCGCAACTGTTCGAATTCGGCTGGCGCAGCGATGACTGGACGCTGCTGGGCAAAGGCACGCTGATCGGTCACCTGCTCGAATGCGCGGGGCAGATCAGCGGCGGCTACTTCGCCGATCCAGGCCGCAAAGACGTGCCTGACCTGCATCGTCTGGGCTTTCCGCTGGCCGAGATCGACGCCAGTGGCACGGCGGTGATCAGCAAGGTGGCCGGCTCAGGTGGGCGCATCGACCGCGCCACCTGCACCGAGCAACTGCTCTACGAAGTCCACGACCCGGCGGCCTACCTCACCCCGGATGTCACCGCCGATTTCAGCCAGACCCACTTCGACTGCGTGGCGGCCGACCAGGTGCGTGTGCACGGGGCCGACGGTCATCCCCGACCCGAAACCCTCAAGGTTTCGGTGGGCTACCTCGATGGCTGGATCGGCGAAGGACAGATGTCGTACGGCGGACCCAACGCGGTAGCGCGCGGGCGTCTGGCGCAGCGGATCGTGCTCGAGCGCCTGGCCCTGTGCGGGGTGGCCCATGAGGACATCCGCGCCGAGCTGATTGGCATCAGCAGCCTGCATGGCGAGGCGCTGGGTAGCCAGGGCGCTGCCGAGCCGTGGGAGGTGCGCCTGCGCGTGGCGGCGCGTTGTGCCGACAAACAGCAGGCGCTGCGCATCGGCAATGAAGTTGAAACCCTCTACACCAACGGCCCTTATGGCGGCGGAGGCGCGAGCAAATCGGTGCGTCAGGTGATGGCCGTGGCCTCACTGCAACTGCCGCGCGACGCCGTCAATGTGCAGGTCCATCTGGAGAACACCCCATGA
- the madL gene encoding malonate transporter subunit MadL, translating into MIIYGVALLALCTLAGVILGDFLGVLLGVKSNVGGVGIAMILLIVARLYMQRNGGMSKECELGVGFWGALYIPIVVAMAAQQNVVTALHGGPVALVAAVGSVLLCGLTIALISRTHRGEPLEPLQPAVLDGEVAANTAGKAAVTASPAGGR; encoded by the coding sequence ATGATTATCTATGGTGTGGCTTTACTGGCCCTGTGCACCCTCGCCGGGGTCATCCTCGGGGATTTCCTGGGTGTGCTGCTGGGGGTGAAATCCAACGTCGGCGGGGTGGGCATCGCCATGATCCTGCTGATCGTCGCCCGCCTGTACATGCAGCGTAATGGCGGCATGAGCAAGGAATGCGAGTTGGGCGTGGGCTTCTGGGGCGCGCTGTACATTCCCATCGTGGTGGCCATGGCGGCGCAGCAGAACGTGGTCACCGCCCTGCATGGCGGGCCGGTGGCGCTGGTGGCGGCGGTCGGCTCGGTGCTGCTGTGCGGCCTGACCATCGCGCTGATCAGCCGCACCCATCGCGGTGAACCGCTCGAGCCACTGCAGCCGGCCGTGCTCGACGGCGAAGTGGCGGCCAACACCGCAGGCAAGGCCGCAGTCACGGCCAGCCCGGCAGGAGGGCGCTGA
- a CDS encoding triphosphoribosyl-dephospho-CoA synthase, whose product MTAQTEHCVRPLLAYRLADLAVEALIDEADLSPKPALVDRRGSGAHSDLDLRLMHASALSLWPCFKDMADAAQAFGVVGPSLREALGRIGREGEASMLATSGGVNTHRGAIWALGLLVASRALAPDDLEPASIAARAGRIALIDDRFAPAQAPSHGQQVQHRYGVRGAREEAQLGFPSVVLHGLPQLRRSRAAGSGEASARLDALLAIMARLDDTCVLWRAGRQGLKTMHQGAQAVLAAGGSATLAGRRALRELDNHLRGCNASPGGAADLLAACLFLDPLGSH is encoded by the coding sequence ATGACTGCACAGACCGAACATTGCGTAAGGCCTTTGCTGGCTTATCGCCTGGCCGACCTGGCCGTCGAGGCGCTGATCGACGAAGCCGATCTATCGCCCAAGCCGGCGCTGGTCGACCGTCGCGGCAGTGGCGCGCACAGCGACCTGGACCTGCGCCTGATGCACGCCTCGGCGCTGTCGCTGTGGCCGTGTTTCAAGGACATGGCCGATGCCGCCCAGGCCTTTGGGGTTGTCGGCCCGTCGCTGCGCGAAGCGCTGGGGCGCATCGGCCGCGAAGGCGAGGCGAGCATGCTGGCGACCTCCGGCGGGGTGAATACCCACCGTGGCGCGATCTGGGCGCTGGGCCTGCTGGTGGCCTCGCGAGCCTTGGCGCCTGATGACCTCGAGCCCGCCAGCATTGCCGCGCGGGCCGGGCGTATCGCCCTGATCGACGACCGCTTCGCCCCGGCGCAAGCGCCCAGCCATGGCCAGCAGGTGCAGCACCGCTACGGCGTCCGTGGCGCGCGCGAAGAGGCCCAGCTGGGCTTTCCCAGCGTAGTGCTGCATGGCCTGCCGCAGTTGCGCCGCAGCCGCGCCGCAGGCAGCGGCGAAGCGTCGGCGCGGCTCGATGCGCTGCTGGCGATCATGGCCCGGCTGGACGACACCTGCGTGCTCTGGCGCGCTGGCCGGCAGGGGCTAAAGACCATGCACCAGGGCGCCCAGGCGGTGCTCGCCGCCGGTGGCAGCGCGACCCTGGCCGGGCGCCGCGCCCTGCGTGAACTGGATAACCACCTGCGCGGGTGCAATGCCTCGCCGGGCGGTGCGGCTGATCTGCTCGCCGCCTGCCTGTTCCTCGACCCCCTCGGGAGCCACTGA
- a CDS encoding GNAT family N-acetyltransferase, with protein MTAAPAPQLQYDIARAQDAPAIVELIRSIAPAALEQIYGAHRLRGYLLDALLRDQGHFGLSRHRVLRLEGRCIAVIAGYRTADKLRLDLATLVSIVRHYNPVRGLAVIRRLVESVKHCEKPGKGAYFIYDFAIAEAFRSQGLGTALFLREMQQAARSGCNAMQLDVDAGNAGAVKFYERLGLTVRSCSSAPARASFTHAPMLRMTGECRSSRLDRYPNIRPSCERGESLPPSP; from the coding sequence ATGACGGCGGCACCTGCGCCACAGCTGCAGTACGACATCGCTCGCGCGCAGGACGCACCTGCCATCGTCGAACTGATCCGCAGCATCGCACCGGCGGCGCTTGAACAGATCTACGGCGCGCACAGGCTGCGGGGATACCTGCTCGACGCACTGTTGCGCGATCAGGGGCATTTCGGCCTTTCTCGGCACCGTGTGCTACGTCTGGAAGGGCGTTGCATCGCGGTGATCGCAGGCTATCGCACGGCAGACAAACTCAGACTTGACCTCGCCACCCTCGTTTCGATTGTCAGGCACTACAACCCGGTACGCGGCTTGGCGGTGATCAGGCGCCTCGTCGAATCGGTCAAGCACTGCGAAAAGCCCGGCAAAGGCGCGTACTTCATCTACGACTTCGCCATTGCCGAGGCGTTTCGCTCGCAAGGCCTTGGCACGGCGCTGTTCCTGCGCGAAATGCAGCAGGCGGCGCGCAGTGGCTGCAACGCCATGCAGCTGGACGTGGACGCCGGCAATGCCGGTGCGGTGAAGTTCTACGAGCGCCTGGGCCTGACCGTGCGCAGCTGTTCGTCTGCGCCAGCGCGCGCGAGCTTCACCCACGCGCCGATGCTGCGAATGACCGGCGAGTGTCGGTCGAGCAGGCTGGACCGCTACCCCAACATTCGGCCCTCTTGCGAACGTGGCGAAAGCCTCCCGCCGTCACCGTAG
- a CDS encoding LysR family transcriptional regulator: protein MKNALQHIRAFLAVAQTGNFAKAAAQLNLSPSALTVQVQQLEEWLGVTLLERSPRHLCLTAAGQNALLPMEKLLLDLDNIVAAARDLAAARRGVVSIAALPSLCAGLLPDVLQRFRALHPGVEVRLRDVVAQRIDHLVLEREVDFGLGVQARPVQGLAFKAIVEDRLCLFTACDHPLAQRPSVRLSELAAMPMILTGRDSSVRALVERLFADERLPLAAGLEANYMSTVLALVRQGQGIALLPESADEGRPEVCKVPVDHPGVLRQIGVITRTEQSISPPAAEFLRMLEHHVQGASAVV from the coding sequence ATGAAGAATGCGTTGCAGCATATTCGTGCCTTCCTCGCCGTGGCGCAGACCGGCAACTTCGCCAAGGCCGCCGCCCAGCTCAACCTCTCGCCCTCGGCGCTCACCGTGCAGGTGCAGCAGTTGGAGGAATGGCTGGGCGTCACCCTGCTCGAACGCAGCCCGCGTCACCTGTGCCTGACCGCTGCCGGGCAGAACGCGCTGTTGCCCATGGAGAAGCTGCTGCTGGACCTGGACAACATCGTTGCAGCGGCCCGTGACCTGGCCGCCGCGCGGCGCGGGGTGGTCAGCATCGCCGCCTTGCCGTCGCTGTGCGCCGGGCTGCTGCCTGACGTGCTGCAGCGCTTCCGCGCGCTGCATCCTGGGGTCGAGGTGCGCCTGCGTGACGTGGTCGCTCAGCGCATCGACCATCTGGTGCTGGAGCGTGAGGTGGATTTCGGCCTGGGTGTACAGGCGCGACCGGTTCAGGGCCTGGCGTTCAAGGCCATTGTCGAGGATCGGCTGTGCCTGTTCACCGCCTGCGATCATCCCCTGGCGCAGCGACCGTCGGTGCGCCTGAGTGAGCTGGCCGCCATGCCCATGATCCTGACCGGACGTGACAGCAGCGTGCGCGCGCTGGTCGAGCGGCTGTTCGCCGATGAGCGCCTGCCGCTGGCGGCCGGGCTTGAGGCCAACTACATGTCCACGGTGCTGGCGTTGGTCAGGCAAGGGCAGGGCATTGCGCTGTTGCCTGAATCTGCCGATGAAGGGCGGCCCGAGGTGTGTAAAGTGCCGGTCGATCACCCTGGTGTTCTGCGCCAGATTGGCGTGATCACCCGCACCGAGCAGAGCATCTCGCCGCCTGCGGCCGAGTTCCTGCGAATGCTCGAGCATCATGTGCAAGGTGCGTCGGCCGTGGTTTGA